A single genomic interval of bacterium harbors:
- a CDS encoding rRNA pseudouridine synthase, whose protein sequence is MKQLLQKEKIQTDLTLPCLTKYISQSGFCSRRTAVIHIKSGQVWINEMCTIDPSYRVKPNDKVLVKGVPIGKKDRVIYILLNKPKDCISTLSDEKGRHCVADIFKPFFKERLFPVGRLDRNTTGVLLMTNDGNLAQRLSHPQFEVPKVYHVSLDHPLKHEDLMEIKHGVKLEDGMLNLDYIGYLKTKSDLLVELHSGKNRVIRRLFEYFGYTVKKLDRVAFAGIEKAGTRPGTWRFLSSQEVEALKH, encoded by the coding sequence ATGAAACAGCTATTACAAAAAGAAAAAATCCAGACCGACCTTACTCTGCCTTGTTTAACCAAATACATCAGTCAAAGCGGTTTTTGCTCACGAAGAACGGCCGTTATTCATATAAAATCAGGACAAGTCTGGATCAACGAAATGTGTACTATCGATCCTTCCTATCGCGTAAAACCGAATGACAAAGTCCTGGTCAAAGGTGTTCCGATTGGCAAAAAAGACCGTGTTATTTACATTTTACTTAACAAACCGAAAGACTGCATCTCAACATTGTCCGATGAAAAGGGCCGACACTGCGTGGCCGATATTTTCAAACCATTTTTCAAAGAACGGTTATTTCCCGTAGGCCGACTTGATCGCAATACAACGGGAGTTTTGTTAATGACCAATGATGGAAACTTAGCACAGCGACTTTCACACCCACAGTTTGAAGTACCAAAAGTGTATCATGTGAGCTTGGACCACCCATTAAAACATGAAGATCTCATGGAGATAAAACATGGCGTAAAACTTGAAGATGGCATGCTTAATCTTGATTATATCGGGTATTTAAAAACAAAAAGCGACCTGTTAGTTGAACTGCATAGCGGAAAAAATCGTGTAATCAGACGCCTGTTTGAATATTTTGGATACACGGTCAAAAAACTTGATCGCGTTGCGTTTGCAGGAATTGAAAAAGCGGGAACCAGACCGGGCACCTGGCGATTTTTGAGTTCGCAAGAGGTCGAAGCCCTCAAACATTGA